Proteins found in one Salvia splendens isolate huo1 chromosome 10, SspV2, whole genome shotgun sequence genomic segment:
- the LOC121753385 gene encoding protein JINGUBANG-like, producing MTIMPKTAATASPENTRVRRRKLGFLLADPSNQDSDYSDEYNSSRHRFSDASFTTTSAADNHAAGYYSNPSSATSSPYNPMSPWTQPSPYTKSPWIHQLVASSLPDDENAAAHNHGLIGSLYREEGHVYSLAAAGGLLYTGSDSKNVRVWKNLEEFSGFKSSSGFVKAIVVFGNRIFTGHQDGKIRVWKLSGDKKNTHKRVGSLPTTRDLLMKSMNPKNYVEVRRHRNVPWVKHYDAVSCLSVDTDRGLLYSGSWDKTVKVWRISDSKCLESIAAHEDAVNSVAVGFDGLVFTGSADGTVKAWRRELMGRSTQHVLVETMLRQDHALTSLVVSHAGAGAVYAGASDGLVSFWERGKHFMTYGGVLRGHKLAVLCLAVGGSLVFSGSADKTICVWRREGGGIHSCVTVFTGHTGPVKCLAVERDSSAKAEESEEKQWIAYSGCLDSTVKVWRVSESAKAELLEHEEEEEE from the coding sequence ATGACAATCATGCCTAAAACCGCCGCAACGGCCTCGCCGGAAAATACCAGAGTAAGGCGACGGAAACTCGGATTCCTCCTCGCCGATCCCTCCAATCAAGACAGCGACTACAGCGACGAATACAACAGCTCCCGCCACCGCTTCAGCGATGCCTCCTTCACAaccacctccgccgccgacAACCACGCCGCCGGCTACTACTCAAACCCCAGTAGCGCTACCTCCTCCCCCTACAACCCCATGTCCCCCTGGACTCAGCCCTCTCCATACACGAAATCCCCATGGATTCACCAGCTCGTCGCCTCCTCATTGCCCGACGATGAAAACGCAGCGGCGCACAACCACGGCCTGATTGGATCGCTCTATCGCGAGGAAGGCCACGTGTACTCCCTCGCCGCCGCAGGCGGCCTCCTCTACACCGGCTCCGACAGCAAGAATGTGAGagtatggaagaatttggaggaATTCTCTGGATTCAAATCCAGCAGCGGATTCGTCAAAGCCATAGTTGTTTTCGGAAATAGAATTTTCACGGGTCATCAAGATGGAAAAATCCGGGTTTGGAAGCTATCCGGGGATAAGAAAAATACGCATAAACGGGTCGGGAGCTTACCCACGACCCGGGATTTGCTAATGAAGTCAATGAACCCGAAAAACTACGTGGAGGTCAGACGCCACCGCAACGTGCCGTGGGTGAAGCACTACGACGCCGTTTCGTGTCTAAGCGTTGACACGGATCGGGGCCTGCTGTACTCGGGGTCGTGGGATAAGACGGTGAAGGTATGGCGGATCTCGGATTCGAAATGCCTGGAGTCCATCGCGGCGCACGAGGACGCGGTGAACTCGGTGGCGGTGGGGTTCGACGGGCTCGTCTTCACCGGGTCGGCGGACGGGACGGTGAAGGCGTGGCGGCGGGAGCTGATGGGGAGGTCGACGCAGCACGTGCTTGTGGAGACCATGCTGCGCCAGGACCACGCGCTCACGTCGCTGGTGGTGTCCCACGCGGGGGCGGGTGCTGTGTACGCTGGCGCCTCCGACGGGCTCGTCAGCTTCTGGGAGCGCGGGAAGCACTTCATGACGTACGGAGGGGTGCTGAGGGGGCACAAGTTGGCCGTGCTGTGCCTTGCCGTCGGGGGCAGCCTCGTGTTCAGCGGGTCGGCGGATAAGACCATCTGCGTGTGGCGGAGGGAGGGCGGCGGAATCCACTCGTGCGTGACGGTTTTCACGGGGCACACTGGCCCCGTGAAATGCCTGGCGGTGGAGAGAGACTCCTCCGCCAAGGCGGAGGAGAGTGAGGAGAAGCAGTGGATTGCTTATAGCGGGTGTTTGGATAGTACCGTTAAGGTGTGGAGGGTCTCCGAGAGCGCCAAGGCGGAATTACTCGAGcacgaggaggaggaagaagagtgA